A stretch of Candidatus Beckwithbacteria bacterium DNA encodes these proteins:
- a CDS encoding NAD-dependent epimerase/dehydratase family protein, with product MASKTLLITGGAGFIGSSLIAKIIDQYQIVCVDNFNSYYNPSWKEDNVKPFLTHPNFRLYKSNIVNLEDLRQIFKNHHFDKIVHLAARAGVRPSIAQPLLYEKVNVQGTLNLLELAKEYKIPHFIFASSSSVYGNQNKVPFSETDPVNEPISPYAATKKAGEMLCYTYAHLYKIKTTCLRFFTVYGPKGRPDMAPYLFTKAILSGEPITKFGDGKSKRDYTYIDDIVAGVIKTIEQQFDFEIFNLGNNQPVELNEFIKTIEEVTGKILETVDLPMQAGDVTQTYANIEKAKKLLAWEPKTSLKEGLTKFVNWYQQARN from the coding sequence ATGGCAAGCAAAACTCTTTTAATCACTGGCGGGGCAGGCTTTATTGGATCTTCTCTTATTGCCAAAATTATAGATCAATATCAGATTGTTTGTGTTGACAATTTTAATTCATATTACAATCCCAGCTGGAAAGAAGACAATGTCAAACCTTTTTTAACTCATCCTAATTTTAGATTATACAAAAGCAATATCGTTAATTTAGAAGATTTACGCCAGATTTTTAAAAACCACCACTTTGATAAAATTGTTCATTTAGCAGCTCGAGCCGGCGTCAGGCCTTCTATTGCTCAACCACTACTCTATGAAAAAGTTAATGTTCAAGGTACGCTCAATCTTTTAGAACTGGCTAAAGAGTATAAAATTCCTCATTTTATTTTTGCTTCCAGTTCTTCGGTTTATGGGAATCAGAATAAAGTTCCATTTAGTGAAACTGATCCGGTCAATGAGCCAATTTCTCCTTATGCTGCTACCAAAAAAGCTGGAGAAATGTTGTGTTATACCTATGCCCATCTTTATAAAATCAAAACTACTTGCTTACGCTTTTTTACTGTTTATGGGCCTAAAGGCCGGCCTGATATGGCTCCTTACCTTTTTACCAAAGCTATCTTATCTGGCGAACCGATTACCAAGTTTGGTGACGGCAAAAGCAAGCGGGATTATACCTATATTGATGATATTGTAGCTGGCGTTATCAAAACCATTGAGCAACAATTTGATTTTGAAATTTTTAATTTGGGCAATAATCAACCAGTTGAGCTCAATGAATTTATTAAAACGATTGAGGAAGTGACTGGTAAAATCTTAGAAACGGTTGATTTGCCAATGCAAGCTGGTGATGTTACTCAAACTTATGCCAACATCGAAAAGGCTAAAAAACTTCTTGCCTGGGAACCCAAAACTTCCCTAAAAGAAGGCTTAACTAAATTTGTTAACTGGTACCAACAGGCTAGAAACTAA
- a CDS encoding NAD(P)-binding protein, translating to MAKDVNHITILGGGPAGLAMAFYAHKTKLPLTLYEAQAQVGGTCQTFKFEGFRYDSGAHRFHDKNPRITKEVVSLMGKDLKKIYVPTQIYQNGKFIDFPLRPINLFKHLGPITFIKAGFEVVFNQLFSSRQKRSFADFAITTYGQTIANLLLLKYSARLWGRPCQQLSLSIGGKRFKGLNLKSFLTEALLGEKARIEHLEGASFYYPDLGIGMIMDRLIQDIDQKDIKTKSKITKIFHNGKKIEAIEINGKTKTPVDQLVSSLPISYFLQIMDPKPPKAILELAQDLQFRDMILVAVFINKASITKSATVYFHDKDYLFTRIYEPRNRSGFMSPKGKTSLVAEIPCQKGDSYWQTDDQELVDQVVKKLIKAGWLKKENIIATQVKRMEATYPILELGYEQKVAQVNEYLKRFPNLYLTGRNGKFVYSWIHNMMEYAQEIIAQIKPQAK from the coding sequence ATGGCTAAAGATGTAAACCATATTACTATTTTAGGTGGTGGTCCAGCCGGACTGGCCATGGCTTTTTATGCCCATAAAACCAAGTTGCCACTCACTCTTTATGAAGCTCAAGCTCAAGTGGGAGGCACCTGTCAAACCTTTAAATTTGAAGGGTTTCGCTATGATAGTGGCGCTCACCGCTTTCATGATAAAAATCCTCGTATTACCAAAGAAGTAGTTAGTCTCATGGGCAAGGATCTTAAAAAGATTTATGTCCCCACTCAAATTTACCAAAATGGCAAATTTATCGATTTTCCTTTAAGGCCTATTAATTTATTTAAACATTTAGGACCAATTACATTTATTAAAGCTGGATTTGAAGTAGTGTTTAACCAGCTTTTCTCCAGTAGGCAGAAGAGAAGTTTTGCTGATTTTGCCATTACCACCTATGGCCAAACTATTGCTAATTTATTGCTACTTAAATATTCAGCCCGACTTTGGGGCCGACCTTGCCAGCAATTATCTTTAAGCATTGGCGGCAAACGTTTCAAGGGCCTCAACCTAAAGTCTTTTCTAACTGAAGCCTTGCTAGGCGAAAAAGCCCGCATTGAACATTTAGAAGGAGCTTCATTTTATTATCCTGATCTTGGCATTGGTATGATCATGGACCGGCTTATTCAAGATATTGATCAAAAAGATATTAAAACCAAATCTAAAATTACTAAAATTTTTCACAATGGCAAAAAAATTGAAGCAATAGAAATTAATGGCAAAACTAAAACACCTGTTGATCAGCTGGTTAGTTCTTTACCTATTTCTTATTTTTTACAAATCATGGATCCCAAACCACCAAAAGCAATTTTAGAACTAGCTCAGGACTTACAATTCAGAGATATGATTTTAGTAGCCGTTTTTATTAATAAAGCAAGCATTACCAAATCAGCCACGGTTTATTTTCATGATAAAGACTATTTATTTACCCGTATTTACGAGCCCAGAAACCGCTCAGGCTTTATGTCGCCTAAAGGAAAAACTTCTTTAGTTGCCGAAATCCCCTGCCAAAAAGGGGATAGCTACTGGCAAACTGATGACCAAGAATTAGTTGATCAAGTTGTCAAAAAATTGATTAAAGCTGGCTGGCTTAAAAAAGAAAATATTATCGCCACTCAAGTCAAACGAATGGAAGCTACCTACCCAATTCTTGAGCTTGGTTATGAGCAGAAAGTTGCTCAGGTTAATGAGTACCTGAAACGCTTTCCTAATTTATATTTAACTGGTCGCAATGGTAAATTTGTTTATTCCTGGATTCATAATATGATGGAATATGCCCAGGAAATTATTGCTCAAATTAAACCTCAAGCAAAATGA